A part of Bacillus paramycoides genomic DNA contains:
- a CDS encoding bifunctional lytic transglycosylase/C40 family peptidase gives MHLVLKIIPKKWLITLALLVMGLFSFLLLGVVSIFIAAMGSDSGTDTGDITYTGEGQVMNVSPEVLKWEPTIRKHAKAFGVEPFVALMLAQMMQESGGRGSDPMQSSEGAFNTKYCKSPNCITDPDYSIWAGVQEFKHAIERAGVTSPGDMDHIKTALQAYNFGTGFFDFVGANGGKYTKELAIKFSQQQYQKVKHTGMYHCLRQEAVPYQACYGDILYVDAVLKYYQPGSVVSGGGGNPGSGGSSGSKVADVGRQWIGRSTYVFGGGRNTNDIARGIFDCSSFVRWAFEQVGMYTSPIGAVSTETLNKIGTKVSANDMKPGDVIFFDTYKHDGHVGIVIDKNTFIGCQTNKGVSIEDLNNPYWKKVFSGHVRRF, from the coding sequence ATGCATCTAGTTTTAAAGATTATACCAAAGAAATGGCTCATCACTTTAGCACTACTTGTGATGGGTCTTTTTTCTTTTCTTTTACTTGGAGTAGTAAGCATTTTTATTGCGGCAATGGGGAGTGATAGTGGAACAGACACGGGTGATATTACGTATACAGGTGAAGGGCAAGTCATGAATGTTTCACCTGAAGTTCTAAAATGGGAACCTACGATTCGGAAGCATGCAAAAGCTTTTGGCGTGGAACCGTTTGTTGCTTTAATGCTTGCACAAATGATGCAAGAGAGTGGAGGTCGAGGTAGCGATCCAATGCAAAGCTCGGAAGGTGCATTTAATACGAAATATTGTAAATCACCAAACTGTATTACAGATCCAGATTACAGTATTTGGGCTGGTGTACAGGAGTTTAAACATGCGATAGAAAGAGCCGGAGTAACGAGTCCAGGAGACATGGATCATATCAAAACAGCCCTCCAAGCTTACAATTTCGGGACAGGATTTTTTGATTTTGTTGGCGCAAATGGTGGCAAGTATACGAAAGAATTAGCAATTAAATTTTCACAACAACAATATCAAAAAGTGAAACATACAGGAATGTACCATTGTTTAAGACAGGAAGCCGTACCATATCAAGCGTGTTATGGCGATATTTTGTACGTTGACGCAGTTTTAAAATATTATCAGCCGGGTTCTGTTGTTTCTGGCGGAGGAGGAAATCCAGGAAGTGGCGGAAGTAGCGGTTCAAAAGTTGCCGATGTAGGTCGCCAATGGATAGGGCGTTCTACCTATGTATTTGGTGGAGGACGTAACACAAATGACATCGCAAGAGGGATTTTTGATTGTTCAAGTTTTGTACGCTGGGCATTCGAACAAGTAGGAATGTATACTAGTCCGATTGGCGCTGTAAGTACGGAAACATTAAATAAAATTGGTACAAAAGTATCAGCAAATGATATGAAACCGGGTGATGTTATTTTCTTTGATACCTACAAACATGACGGACACGTTGGCATTGTAATTGATAAAAATACTTTCATTGGATGCCAAACGAATAAAGGTGTTTCTATTGAAGATTTAAATAATCCGTATTGGAAAAAAGTCTTTTCTGGTCATGTAAGAAGGTTCTAA
- a CDS encoding MerR family transcriptional regulator, with protein sequence MKDKRKSLFIVFVILVVGVTAFNIYLSKKSMSDGKEKQLKLSNELLTKQNEDLKKRLDKVLPSAQEQQRMAYLSTAETFIQLSFHREKEGYSERKEKAKSIMSEELLQQFYPTDKYELGDTYKTKPIEMKFYLQENEPDKEEVNVLAEFINVTTDSTQNREEKVNNVLRIIMKKENETWRVTSVEELNMKVL encoded by the coding sequence ATGAAAGATAAACGAAAATCTTTGTTTATTGTGTTTGTCATTTTAGTTGTAGGTGTAACAGCTTTTAATATCTATTTGAGTAAAAAATCAATGAGTGATGGCAAAGAAAAACAGTTAAAACTTTCAAATGAATTACTAACAAAACAAAATGAAGACTTAAAAAAACGACTGGATAAGGTGCTTCCTTCCGCACAAGAACAACAGAGAATGGCGTATTTATCGACAGCCGAAACGTTTATTCAATTATCATTTCATCGAGAAAAAGAAGGCTACAGTGAGCGAAAAGAAAAAGCAAAATCCATTATGAGTGAAGAACTATTACAACAATTTTATCCAACTGATAAATACGAATTAGGAGATACGTATAAAACGAAACCAATAGAAATGAAGTTTTATTTACAAGAAAATGAACCCGATAAAGAGGAGGTAAATGTGTTAGCTGAATTTATAAATGTCACGACAGATTCAACACAAAACCGAGAAGAAAAAGTAAACAATGTGTTACGAATCATCATGAAAAAAGAAAATGAAACATGGCGAGTTACAAGTGTGGAAGAGTTAAATATGAAAGTTTTATAA